From a single Mangifera indica cultivar Alphonso chromosome 19, CATAS_Mindica_2.1, whole genome shotgun sequence genomic region:
- the LOC123203435 gene encoding protein PHLOEM PROTEIN 2-LIKE A1-like, whose translation MASAQVQLPHNLHAILKEGESKTDAYWDDLIEQLHAGIFLFQNKLKFWVDRLLGANAFDIHARGLSITWGDDTRYWNWTYKPDTQSCAQVEMAELLNDGEYGFANHPVNFKLTIPNYHETIERREDLSKLPKKKWAEVRIGEFYTCCNMTGDMEILMFEHGSQWKSGMIVNKIVIRPVRRLK comes from the exons ATGGCTTCAGCTCAAGTTCAGCTCCCACACAACCTCCATGCCATTCTGAAAGAAGGAGAGTCCAAGACTGACGCCTACTGGGACGATCTGATTGAGCAGCTCCACGCCGGAATTTTCTTGTTTCAAAACAAACTG AAGTTTTGGGTTGACAGGCTTTTAGGGGCTAACGCTTTCGACATTCATGCAAGGGGTCTCTCAATTACTTGGGGAGATGATACACGTTACTGGAATTGGACTTACAAACCAGATACTCAAAG TTGTGCTCAAGTTGAGATGGCTGAATTATTGAAC GACGGAGAATATGGATTTGCAAATCATCCTGTGAACTTTAAACTCACCATTCCAAATTATCATGAGACCATTGAGCGCAGAGAGGATTTGAGTAAATTGCCAAAAAAGAAATGGGCAGAGGTCCGAATTGGTGAGTTCTATACATGTTGCAATATGACTGGGGATATGGAAATTTTGATGTTTGAACATGGTTCCCAGTGGAAGAGTGGGATGATTGTCAATAAGATTGTCATCCGCCCAGTGCGTAGGCTGAAGTGA